CGGCCGACGCCGCGCCGCCGCAACGCACAGCACCGTAATGGTCGCGAGCAGCACGGTCGCCCCCGCCGCCGGCCACAGGTAGTCGCCGACGCGCGTGCCGGGGATCATCCCTGGATGCGGATAGAAGACCGCCAGACGCGCCGGCCACAGGGTCTGGTACAGGTACGTGCAGTAGGCGAGCGGAGCATTGATGATCCGCCACGCGATCGGCAGCTCATCGCGCGATCGCACCGCGTCCATCCCCTGCTGCGCAAACAGCGTGAGTGCGGCCGCTGCGGCGGAGATGGCGACGAGCGGCAGCTTCTCGACGACCAGGCGGCCGACGGGAAGCCGGGAACGGGCGCTTCCTCCGGCCGCCGCGGGCGAGTACCCGCCCACCGCACCGAACACCGGGTCCCGCGCCGACCGGAGCCGCCCGAGCGGCCAGAAGTCGAGCATCAGCAGCACAGACGGCAGCGAGACGAGCATCGTCTTCGACATGAGGCCGGAGACGAATGCGGCACCGACGAGCGCGTAACGAGTCCTCGATGGCCGTCGTCCGTACGCCGCGTAGGCCAGGAGCGTGAGCATCCAGAACAGACCGCTCAGGACGTCCTTGCGCTCGCTCATCCATGCGACCGACTCGGCGCGCAGCGGGTGAAGCGCAAATAGCGCCGCCGCGAACGCACTGGGCCAGAGATCGCCAGTCAGCGCCCGGAGGGCCAGGAAGAGGAGGACGCCGTTGGCGGCGTGAATTCCGGCCGTCACCAGGTGCTGCGGCCCCGGGTCCGACCCGAAGACGCTGAAGTCGAGCATGTGCGACAGCCACGTGAGTGGACGCCAGTCGGCCTCGACCGACGACAACGCCCACCAGAGCCCGTGCCAGCTGAGCCCGTCGCTGACGATCGGGCGGTGCACGAGCAAGTAGTAGTCGTCCAGGTTGATGAATCCGAAGTCGCGTGTCTGCGCGTAGAGCGCCAGCACCGATGTCGCGAGGACAGCGCTGATCGCGGCCGCGGTCCGCACGTCGCGACGAGCAGAGCCCCCATCAGGCGCCGAGTTCACGCAACCTCGCTATCAGACTCCGGCCCCGCGACTCTACGCCGATCCCTCCCCATCCCGAGGGTGCGGTTACAGGCCAGCGGCCAATCCCCGGGAGCCGTGCACGGAGCGCTCGAGCACGTCACCGCGATCTGGGCGCGAACCTCTGGGTGCTAGCGTCCGCCTTTCCCACGGCACTCGCGCGCAAGCCGGACGACCCGCGATCGGTCCCGGGCACCTATGCGGAAGTGCGGGATCCGGGCAGCGTCTGATGAGAGCAGGCCGCAGCGCCATAGGGCCCTGCGCCGGCTACCCTGGCTTCCGCGTCTCGACCACTTCGAGCGAGAAGTCACGTACGCCTCGGATCGCCCTGAAGCGCTCCGCATCACCTGTGTAGAGCGTGGCGCCCAGCCGTCGGGCCGTCAGGGCGATCAGGACGTCATTGACGAGCGAGGCGTACCGTACCTCCCGTCCCGCCATGCGCAAGGCTCGTAGCACGAGCCCTGCCTCGTCGAAGACGGGCGCTGACGGAGCGACCAGCCTCGCCGACGCGGCATGGGCGCGGATGAGCTGGTCGAGCAGCCGGCGGGCCGGACGCGTTGCGGCTCCCACTCGCGGCTCCATTTGAACGACAGAGCTCAGGTAGCGCACGAATCCGGGCCCCACCATCAACGCCTCGTGCAGCCCGTGGTTGAGCCACCCCACATAGAGATTCGTATCCAGGAAAAGCTTGGTCATCCACGCCGGAACACGTCCTCGAACCCGCCCATCGCTTTCCCGCGCCGCAGAATGCGGACGATACGGTCCTCGGCGAGGACCATGTCGAGGGCACGGTCGAGCGTTTCCTGCTCGGTCTTCGTGCCCAGCATGCGGCGCGCCTTGTCGATCTTGCGCTGGTCGAGTTTGAGGTGCTTGTGGCGAATCGCCATGTTCACAACGTAGCCGTTCGTGAACATCCACCGCAAGGCCACGGGCCCCTCTCGGGCCCCCCATCACGCAGTCCGTCGAACCCGAGTGCCGGAACGTAAGGCTGCGGCTCCGTCGTCTTCACTCCTTCTGGTGCGTGCCGTGGTGCGCCGCTGGCGTGTCGAGTCCGTTGACCTCCTTCATCAGCTCCAGCTCCTTGTCGGACAGCTCCGGGAGGTGGCGGACGAAGAGCACCAGCTTCCAGTTCTCGTTGTCCTCGCCACCCCAGCCGGGCATCCCGGTGAAGCGGATGCCGTTCTTGATGATCGAGAGCAGCTCGCCGTCCGAGAGCTGCTGCGTGTCCCGGTCCCGCAGGTCGGGAGCGGGCGGGTAAAGACCTTCGTTGATCATCGTCTTCCCGCTCCCGTCGTTCGCGTGGCAGATCGCGCAGTGGTCGGCGAAGTGGTCCCGCCCTTCGGCCACGTTGAGCGGCGTCGGGCTGAGCGGGTTCCGCATCGCCTTCACCCCGGCCGGGGTGGCGAGCGAGCGGACCTTCCGGGCGAGGAACGTCTCGACGGCCGAGGGCTTCGCTCGCGCGCTGAACCCGTGCTGCCGCACGTACACGAGGAGGACACCCGCACACGCGATCAGAAACAGGACCACGAGCCCGAGGGCGCGCATCATTCGGTTCACCCGGCGAACGGCGAGAGCGTCTCGATCACGGCGTCGCCTTCGACCCGTGATGTGCTCCGCCCTCGATCACGATCTCCCGAGCGACCAGCTCGCCGGTCGGCAGCTTCGTCCCGAACACGGCGACGTGCGTGCCCGGCGCGAGGTCGGCGCGTGTGGCCTGCTGGCTCTCGCGCTCGACCTTCGTCTCGTCCGTGAGCGTCACCGGGACCGAGCCCGCGGCGGTCTTGAGGGACAGGTGGTCGCCCTGCACGGACGCCACCTCCCCTTCAGTCGGCTTCCCGCGGTGTAGCCGCGCCTCGTGGCCGAGCGCCACGATCGGCACGAGCACCATTATCGCGACTCCGAGGAGCTTCATCGTGTTCCTCCTGTACGCGTCGTGGACGTCGGCACGCGAATGCCGTCCGCGCGCAGCTCGTCCGCCTTCGCCAGCTCCGCAACCGTGCCGACCGGATGCTCGTACCAGCCGGGATCGTCGAAGCTGGTGATGCCGTCCCGGACCTTGAGGACCGTGAACATGCCGCCCATGTCGATCGGGCCGAACGGCCCCTTCCCGCCGACCATCGGGATGCTGTTCCGCGGCACGGCCATTCCCATCTGCGCCATCTCGCCCATCCCCGTACTGCCCATCGTCATGTAATCGGGAAGCAGCTGCCGGACCTTCGCGTCGAGGTCGTCGGTGTTCACGCCGAGCATGATCGGGACCCGGTGGCCCATCTGGTTCATCGTGTGGTGCGTCATGTGGCAGTGAAGGGCCCAGTCTCCGGGTTGATCGGCGACGAACTCGATGTCGCGCGTGCTGCCGACCGGGACCACCACGGTCGTCTCGGGCCACTGACCCTGCTCGGCGATTCGGCCGCCGTCGGTCGCCGCGATGCGGAACTGGTAGCCGTGGAGGTGGATCGGGTGGTGGTCGAGCGCGCTCAAATTCGCCAGGCGGATGCGGACGCGCTGACCGAGCTTCGCGACCAGCGGGCCCGTCCCCGGGAAGACCTTGCTGTTGAAGGTCAGCACGTTGAAGTCGCTCGGCTCGGTCGTGTCGGACTTGTTCGTGCCGGGCTTGATCGTCCACTCGTTCAACATGATGGCGAAGTCCCGGTCGACGCGCGGGGCGCCCGCGCCTCGCGGGTGCATGACGAACACACCCTGCATCCCCATGCCGATCTGGACCATCTCGTCGAAGTGCGGATGGTACATGAAGGTACCGGACTGGCGCAGCGTGAACTCGTACTTGAAAGTCTTGCCGGGCGGGATCGCGCGCTGGTTGAGGCCCGAGACGCCGTCCATTCCGTTCGGCAGCGTGATGCCATGCCAGTGGACGCTCGTCGGCTCCGGCAGGCGGTTCGTCACGTAGATCCGGACGCGGTCGCCCTCGACGGCCTCGATCAGCGGGCCGGGCGTCTGCCCGTTGTAGCCCCAGCACTCGACGACGAACCCTGGCGCGAACTCGCGGCGGACGCGCTCCGCGACGAGGTGATAGACCTTGACGCCGTTGAGGGCCTTCCACGGCAGCGTCGTCCCGTCCGGGACCACCACCGGCGTGTAGTCCCGACCGGGCTCACCTGGCGGTGCCGCGGTCTGCTCGCCACTCGGTGTCCCGGTCTCCGCCGCGGTCCCCTTCCGTGGCCGCTCGACACCCGGCACGTCTGCCCCGCGCGCCGCACGGGCGCGCAGAAGGGCCAGGCCACCAGCAACCGCGGCTCCCCTGATCATCATCTCTCTTCTCGACACCATCACTGGCCTCCTCCGTGGTGCATGTGGTGCTCGTGTTCGGCCGGCGGTGCCGGTGCGGCACCGGGCGCGGACGGGCGCGTCGGACCCGCGGGCAGGTCGCCGCCCACCCCCCGCTCGAGCTCCGCGCGTGCGAGCCAGTAATCCGTGAGCGTCTCGACGTACGCCCTGCCGGCCTCGATCTCGTCCCGCTTCGCCTGGAGCAGCTGGAAGACGCCGACCTGCATCGCGTTGTACTGGAGCTGCGTCCGCTCGACGATCTGCTGGCGGAGGGGCAGGACGACCGTCTCGAAGTACTCCACGCGCCTGCGGGCCGACTCCATGCGGGTGGCGGAGCGCCGCACCTGCGAGCGGATGTGGATCGCGAGCGCCGCGTACCGCCGCTGCCGCTCTCGCAGCTCCGCCACGGCCTTCGCCACCGCCGCCTGTCCCTGATCGAAGATCGGAGTGGAGAACTCGATGGCGGGTCCTGCGGACCACTCGCCCTCCGGCTCGCGCTCGGCCTCGCCACCGAACACCCCGTCCGGGAAGAGCGCCGTCACGCGCGCGAGTCCGAGGGAGCGCGCCTGCGCCTCGGCCGCCTGTCGTGCCGCGGCGAGGTCGAGGCGCTGCGACACGGCCAGGGACTCCAGCCCCTGTCGGCGCACGTCCTCCGTCGGCAAACCGGGGAGCCGCGGGGCGACCTTCCAGGCCGTGTTCGGTCCCCACAGGCCGAGGAGCGCGTTCAGCTCTTCACGGTCGGCCAGCACGTCGGCCTCCGCCCGTGCGAGGTCGAGCTTCGCCTCGTCGGCCAGCGCCCGCTCGCTCGCCAGGTCGAGGTCCGTGACGTTGCCGGCCTCGCGCTGTCGAGCCGCGATCTCGGCGGAAAGCTCGGTCGCGCGCGACACGGTCCGCCGGAGCTCCAGCATCTGTTCGGCGCCCTGGAGCGTGTAGACGGCGGTCTTCACGTTTCCGGCGAGGTCGATGACGGCTTGTGCGACCTCGAGCTTCGCCGCCTCGAGCTCCGCGGCCGCCACCCGCTTGCGGAGCGGAACCTCGAGGATGCGGATGAAGTCCTGGAGCAGGCTCAGCTCGGCGCCGGGTCCCGGCCCCGCCACGCCGAACCGCACGCTCGCGTGAAGCACCGGGTTCGGGAAGAGTCCCGTCTGCACGAAGTCCGCCTGCGCGATGCCGAGCCGCTCGTACGTGGCCTGCACGGCCGGGTTGTTGAAGAACGCGATCTGCACCGCGCTCTCGGGCGTCAGCTCCGCGGAGAGCAGTTCGCTCACGCGCTCCGTCACCGCCGCGCCCGCGGACGTGCCCTGGTTCCAGCTCACGCCAACCGACGTCCGCGTGGATAGGGAGCGTTGCACATCGTCGAAGCCCGCGCCGCGGGGAACCCTCACACAGGCGGCAGCGGCCACCAGCAGCGGGGCGGCGCTCGCAGCCCTCATCGCCGGTCCTCCCCTTCGCCGTCGGCTGGAACCAGCGTCATCCCGCACTTCGGGCGACCTCGGGGTGCCGGAGCAGGTCGTCCTGTCGGGCGAGCTTCCGGTGCAACCGCCCGGCTCCCCGTACACGCGCACGGGCGACGTGCTGGTCGTAGCCTGCGCGCTCCTTCTGGTGGCGATGGGGCTGTCGGCGCGCCGGGGGTCGCCGCGGCGACGAGATGAATCCCTTCCGGCCCCTACACGGTGAGCGTGATCTGGTTCGAGGGCCGGGCGTCGGCATCGCGCAGCTCGTAGGCGAACGTCCCGCGGCGTGGGCCGAGGAAGTTCACGAACAGGCCGTCGTTTCGGCGTCCTCATGAGCCGGGTGCCGTTTCGCCAGACCGACACCGTGCCGCCGTGTGCCCCCGACCAGACGAGCCGAGCGTAGGAGTTCCCGTAGCGTGTCCGCCAGGCGCGGCCGTGCAGGGTGATGTCCGTCGGCTGGGGCTCGGTGCCCACTGGCGGCACCCCGAGGATGCCAGGGATCTGCGCCGCGGTCTCGCGCGTGAACTTGTGCTTGAAAGCATCTTGCCATGGTGTCATTTGCGAGTAGGCGAGGGTGAACCCCGCCATGAAGGCTTCCCCCACGAGCGTGTAGTACTCGGCGTCGTAGTCCCGGCGCTCCCACCACGTGTGCGTGTCGGCGCGTATATGGGGCTCCGGAGCGACTCCGGGATCGGGAAGGGGGCGGCGTAGAGTGGCGGGGCCAAGGTTTGATAGGGCGGGTTACGTAAACTCTGGCGCCTAATGAGGGCTATGCCCGCGGGTCCATGGGGACGAGGATGACGGTCCAGTCCTCATGCGTGGTCACGCCGTTGCGATGCCCCGCGGTGAGCCGCTCGCGGACGTGCGAGTGGAGCGCCCTCCATGAGCCCTCATTCGGATAGCCTCCCTTCTTGAGGACCGCTACCTGGAGAGCACCGGCCCGGAGCGTTGATGAGACGAGCTTCTCCAGACCGTGGCTCCCGTCGAGGAATGCGGTCAGGTGGCTGAACGCCCCGTGGCGCCGCAGGGAGAGGCGTAGGGCTGAGCCATTGGGCAACCGGAGCCGCAGATCGTAACCCCGGCGCGTCAGCGGCCAGCGTCTCCAGGGTATGGCAGGACGGATTGTGCCATGGCCCAGACAGCATCAACTCGAAGATCGCGCCCGAGGAGGTGCCGCGATCCAGGCCTGCGCGATCGTCCATGTCCCGCGCGGCGAGGTGCTGCGGCTGCGGGCAGCAGTTCCCCGCCGTCTGTCTCAAAGAGGCTCCCCGAGACTCTATGCTCCTACTTCCCGTGCGAGACGGCCCGGCGGCCGCGCCGAGGACGACGAGCCGCGCGCCAAGGGCGAGACGATGAGCGATCACGTCGCGCTCCTCCGACAGGGCTGCCGACCAACCCGTACATGATGAACTCGGACACTGCCGCGACGCGCTCGCTGAGCGTCTCGGGTGCAAGCGGGTCGCGGTCCCACAGGAGCCTCAGGAGCGGCACGAGCTGGAAGTACCACAGCGTGAGCCCGCTGATGTTCACTAGCGCGTGCATGGCGTCGCCGGGTCGGAGCAAACCGCTCGCCACGTCGCGCTCGATGTCCGCGGCGCCGCGCGCGAAGAGCGGACCCAGGTGCTCGCGCACGAGCCCGGGCAGGTGGGGCCCCGCATCCGTCACCTCGCGGAGCAGGACCTTGAGCGCGTCGAGGTTGCTCGCCGCGGCGGCGGTCATGCCCGCGACCGCGTCGGACAGGGCAATTGGCCCGGGAAGTTGCCGGGAGCGTTCGTGAACGGCCACCATGCCGATGATCACGCGCTCGAGCACGGCCCGGTACAGTGCATCTTTGCTGGTGAAGTAATAAAATAGCATGCGCTTGTGGATGCTGGCGCGTGTGGCAATCTCGCGGGTGGTGGAACCGGCGTAGCCGCGCTCGGCGAAGACTGCCTCCGCCGCAGCAAGGATGCGGCGACGGACCGCATCTCCGTCGCCCCTCACGCGCAGGGTCTGTGCACAGGGATCCACGGCGGTGCCATGCGGTGTACCCGCACCTCAAGCGCACTGCCANNNNNNNNNNCACTGTCAAGGGAAATTGTGAGGCCGCTCTCACGCACCACGGCCGCGCCCCCGGGCCTGCGGTCGGTGACGGCACTCGCTCTCCCCGCGCCGGCCACTGGTCCTCCCTGTACCGCTCGGTACGCCGCCCGGGGGGCCACCAGGCAGTGAAAGCGGCCGTACCGCTCGGTACGTGGTGCGCTCGCTGGAAACTGTAACAGGTACGTGTACCATACGGTACGTTAGTTCGCTGGATCTGCAGTTGTACGGCAAACATCCTGACGCGTCGTGACTTGACACCCACGCTGTCATAGCACTACCGAGGGCACGCGCATGACTGCGGAGGATGGCGCTCTGATAACGCGGATTCGGTCAACTTCAGGCCTTTGTCGGGACTATGCCCTCCATTGCACGGTGAAGGAAATGAAGTTCCATACGCATTGTGTGACCGAAGCTATCGACCCTCCTGTCCTAATGGCTCGTCATAGTACCGCAGAGCTAAGCAGCCGGGCCCCGCCGTGTACGGCGGCCGATCGCTCGACTCCTGCCGCAAACAGCCCGTGAATCGAGGGCCATCATGAGTGAAGTCCAACGGAGCCGGTGTACTATCGGTGACCCGAGCCTTGCTCCTAGACCCGCGAGCCCTGAGGGGCAAGTCGGGCGGCTGCATCGGTCCGTTCGGGAGCAGCTCCGGCCAAGCAGCGCGAGAGGAGGCCGATTCCATGATCCGCTATGCGCTCCTTGGGTTGCTGCGGGAACAGAGCGATTACGGCTACAGTCTCAAGCATCGCTTCGAGACGCGGGTGGGTGCGTGCTGGGAGCTGAACGTTGGCCAGGTCTACCAGACGCTGCAGGCCCTACGGCGCGCGGGATTCGTGAGCGAGGTGAAGCACGAGCACACGACAGCCGATGATTCCGAGAAGCACACCGCCCGGCGCATGTTCGCCCTAACACCGAAGGGCGTGCGCTTCCTCGAGCGCTGGTTGCGACGGACGCCCGATTCTCCTCGTCCCATCCGCGATGAGATCATCGTGCGCTTGCTGGTGCAGACACCCGATCAGCTCTCGGCGCTGCTCACCCACGTCGCGAAGAAGGAGCGTCTGCAGCGCGACCGGCTGATCCGCCTGCTCGGCCAACGCCATCGCGCCCTGAAGGAGAGCGACGAGGGTTTCGTGCGCCGTCTCAACTTCGAGGCCGTGGTGCGCCACACGCAGGCACACGTCGGCTGGCTCGAGTACTGCCGCGAGGCCCTCGAGGCGCGACTTGGTGAGGCCGAACTCGCCGCGAGCGTTTTAGCGGTCCGAGTTCGGCGTGAGGCGGCCGAAACCACCCAAAGACGGAAAGCGGAGGAGCCACACGTTGTATCGTCGTCGTGCGCGTAACGAAGTCCTCGTGTCGCTATTCCTGCACGTCGAGCTGCTCGACGGCGATGGCAGAGCTTTGGCGCGTGCCGCTCTGCGGCACTTCGACGATCCACCCCCGCCCGCGACAGCGTCGTTTCGCTCGTTTGCTCTTAGCGTGCGTCCTGCCTTTGACTTGGCGGCGCCGACGGTCTGGGGCGCACCCGATCTGCAGGTGAACGCTCCGAGCATGGCGAGAGGTGGCCGTTGCAAGTCGCCTTGATTACCGGGGCGACCGGTTTTCTCGGGCGCGAGGTCGTACGCAGCCTCCTGGCTCGCGATGCGGAAGCGACCCTCGTCGCTCTCGTCCGTGCGCCTGACGAGGCGGCGCTCGCCCGCCGCCGGCGGCGGCTCGTCGCCCGGCTGAGAGAGGCAGATGCCGCGCGGGTCATCGCCGTGCGCGGGGATGTCACCGAGCCGCGCCTCGGATTGTCGCCGAAGGCCTACCTGGCCCTCGCCAGCCGCGTCGAGCGGCTCGTCCACGTCGCAGCAGCCACGAGCTTCGACCTACCCGTGGACGAGGCGAGGCGCCGGAACGTGGCCGGCACGGCACACGTGATCGATCTCTGTCGCACCATCAAGCGGCGAGGCGGGCTCGGACGGCTCGACCACGTGAGCACGGCCTTCGTCGCCGGCGACCGCACCGACCTCGTGCAAGAGGACGAACTCGACGCTGGCCAGGGATTCCGAAACACCTACGAGCGCAGCAAGTTCGAGGCGGAGCGGTTGTGCGTCGCCATGCGATGCGAGCTGCCGGTGGTCATTCACCGCCCGTCGATCATCGTCGGTCATTCCATCACCGGCGAGACGACGAGCTACAAGGGGCTCTACGGACCGCTCCAGGTGCTCGTGCCGTTCTACCGGCGCTGGCAGCCGTTGACCCGTTTCGTCCCTCTACCGGCCTGCCGCCGCTGCCCGCTCGACGTCGTCCCTGTGGACTGGGTGGGGGATGCTGTGGCCACCCTCTATCACCGCTCGGATGCCGATGGCCGCAGTTACCACTTGGCCGCCGGGCCGACGGGGGCCCCCACGGTCGAGGAGGTGGCCGCCCTCACCTGTGAATACTTCGGAGCTAGGTCCCGGCGGCTCGTCGATCCTCGCGGGCCGCTCGGATGTCTCGGCCGCGCCGCCGCCCCACTCCTGCGGCTGGCGTGGCCGGCGCTGGCGCGCCGGGTGGCAAACTACCTGCCATACATGATAAGCAACCCGTCCTTCGACACACGCAACACACGTGCGGCTGGCCTCGCACCACCCCCGTTTGCCACCTACTTCCCACACGTGCTCCGCCATGCGGATACGGCCGGCTTCGGCCGCAGGACACCATCGCGAACGCCCGCCATGCGCCGCGCTTCCGTCGAGGGAACGCTGGTGGTGAGCACATGACCAGCGGGGTCGCGCGCTGCCTCGCCGAGGTCCGGCTGGCCCTCTCCGTCGCCGCGGTAGCGGGTTGCGTGCTCGGGGTGCGCGAGGGGCTCCTCACGCTAGAAGCCAACGCGTTCGTCCAGCCGGAGCACTATCTTCTCGCCTACGTCGGCGTTCCGATCCTCTGCGGCCTGGCCCTCGCCGCGCTAGTCGTCCTGCCCGTGGCTTTGGCGCGTGCATGCGCCGTGCGCGCACTGGCCCGCGGGCGCAGCCTCGCGCTCTATGCCGGCTTCCTGGGGTTCGGCGGTGGTGTCGCCACGATGGCGCCGTGGGCCACCGCGCTCCTCTGCCGTCTGCGAGCCGTCGGCTTCGAGCCGGGGCGCCTCGGCGTCGTCGCGCTCTGGCTCCTTGCGCTGGGGGTCGCCGCGGGCGCGGCGCTCGTCGCGGTCGTCATCGCCGGCAGCGCGGCTCGGTCACGGACGCTGCTTCACCTCGCGACCCGCACCGCGCTCCTGCTCGGCGTCATGGCGCTCTGGCCAGCCGTGCGGTTCGCCGCCACCGACTGGAGGTGGCCGCCTGTGGTCCCACATCGCAACGACTCAAGCGCACCCGGACCGAACCTCGTGCTGATCTCAATCGACACGCTGCGCGCGGATCATCTCAGTGCGTACGGCGGGCCCCGCGGCCTCACGCCGAACCTGGACCGCCTGGCTGAAGCGGGGGTCACGTTCCGAGACACCATCACCTCCGCCCCATGGACGCTGCCGGCCGTCGCGTCCCTCATGACCGGTCTCCACCCGCGACACCATCGAGCCGGCGTGGTCACCAATCGTCGCGACCCTCTCGGGCGAGCTGCGCTTGCGAGCGGATCGTGGACACTGGCCGNNNNNNNNNNNNNNNNNNNNNNNNNNNNNNNNNNNNNNNNNNNNNNNCGGTATGGCCTTGGCGACGGCTTCGGGGGGTATGAGAATCTGACCATCGAGTCTGAGTTCTTCCTCGCCACACGTGAGGTGACGGCGGTCCGTCTACTCACGTGGCTCGTGCCCGACCTCGTGATCGGGGATCGCGGTGATACGGTGAGCGCACGTGCCACCGCGTGGCTCGAGCGCGCGGCACGCGACCGGCCCTTTTTCCTGTGGCTCCACTACGTGGACCCGCACGCGCCATACAGCCGTCCCGGCGCGAGCCGGCACAAAAGCTTTCGCGGCGACAGCTTGCTCACCGCAGAGTCATCCACGGATACGCCCCTCACCCTGAGCTCGCCAGACATCGCCCGCCTGCGTAGCGGGGAGCTGCGGCTCGACGACCGCGAGAAGGAGGCGGTCCGTGCGCTCTACCGCGGCGAGGTTGCCTACGTCGATGCCGCGGTCGGCCGGGTGCTCGGGGCGCTCGATCGGCTCGGGCTGGGGGAGCGAACGCTCGTCGTGTGTCTGAGCGATCACGGGGAGGAATTCTGGGAGCACGGGGGAGTGGAGCACGGCCATACCGTGTACGAGGAGGTGGTCCGCATTCCGTTACTCATGCGGTGGCCGGTCGCGCTGCCGTCCGGAGCGGCCGTCGAGAGCGTGGCGCGCATCGTCGACGTTGCGCCGACCATTCTCGATCTGCTCGGAATCCCTGCACCCG
This Deltaproteobacteria bacterium DNA region includes the following protein-coding sequences:
- a CDS encoding tetratricopeptide repeat protein, with the translated sequence MRTAAAISAVLATSVLALYAQTRDFGFINLDDYYLLVHRPIVSDGLSWHGLWWALSSVEADWRPLTWLSHMLDFSVFGSDPGPQHLVTAGIHAANGVLLFLALRALTGDLWPSAFAAALFALHPLRAESVAWMSERKDVLSGLFWMLTLLAYAAYGRRPSRTRYALVGAAFVSGLMSKTMLVSLPSVLLMLDFWPLGRLRSARDPVFGAVGGYSPAAAGGSARSRLPVGRLVVEKLPLVAISAAAAALTLFAQQGMDAVRSRDELPIAWRIINAPLAYCTYLYQTLWPARLAVFYPHPGMIPGTRVGDYLWPAAGATVLLATITVLCVAAARRRPYLLVGWLWYLVTLLPVIGIMQVGEQSHADRFTYLPMIGVYVMAAWGLHDAISHRPALRGPAVVGSALVLVVLAASSWRQIGTWQNSRRLLEQAIAVTDRNYFAHQTLGNALLDSGDFEPAQRHLEEALRIKPDSAYALEQLGALLEQRGDRRAAADSYEKALRLGWKSFYARLHLAAIRRDEGNLDAAIALWTAELQDEPDNAQLRVDLGTALVQQRRYAEAIIHLRRLVE
- a CDS encoding type II toxin-antitoxin system VapC family toxin yields the protein MGGPRGARGLAVDVHERLRCEHGDSPQAPQTRPAQDRQGAPHAGHEDRAGNARPCPRHGPRRGPYRPHSAARESDGRVRGRVPAWMTKLFLDTNLYVGWLNHGLHEALMVGPGFVRYLSSVVQMEPRVGAATRPARRLLDQLIRAHAASARLVAPSAPVFDEAGLVLRALRMAGREVRYASLVNDVLIALTARRLGATLYTGDAERFRAIRGVRDFSLEVVETRKPG
- a CDS encoding cytochrome C yields the protein MMRALGLVVLFLIACAGVLLVYVRQHGFSARAKPSAVETFLARKVRSLATPAGVKAMRNPLSPTPLNVAEGRDHFADHCAICHANDGSGKTMINEGLYPPAPDLRDRDTQQLSDGELLSIIKNGIRFTGMPGWGGEDNENWKLVLFVRHLPELSDKELELMKEVNGLDTPAAHHGTHQKE
- a CDS encoding copper oxidase gives rise to the protein MSRREMMIRGAAVAGGLALLRARAARGADVPGVERPRKGTAAETGTPSGEQTAAPPGEPGRDYTPVVVPDGTTLPWKALNGVKVYHLVAERVRREFAPGFVVECWGYNGQTPGPLIEAVEGDRVRIYVTNRLPEPTSVHWHGITLPNGMDGVSGLNQRAIPPGKTFKYEFTLRQSGTFMYHPHFDEMVQIGMGMQGVFVMHPRGAGAPRVDRDFAIMLNEWTIKPGTNKSDTTEPSDFNVLTFNSKVFPGTGPLVAKLGQRVRIRLANLSALDHHPIHLHGYQFRIAATDGGRIAEQGQWPETTVVVPVGSTRDIEFVADQPGDWALHCHMTHHTMNQMGHRVPIMLGVNTDDLDAKVRQLLPDYMTMGSTGMGEMAQMGMAVPRNSIPMVGGKGPFGPIDMGGMFTVLKVRDGITSFDDPGWYEHPVGTVAELAKADELRADGIRVPTSTTRTGGTR
- a CDS encoding TolC family protein — encoded protein: MAGFTLAYSQMTPWQDAFKHKFTRETAAQIPGILGVPPVGTEPQPTDITLHGRAWRTRYGNSYARLVWSGAHGGTVSVWRNGTRLMRTPKRRPVRELPRPTPRDVRLRAARCRRPALEPDHAHRVGAGRDSSRRRGDPRRADSPIATRRSAQATTSTSPVRVYGEPGGCTGSSPDRTTCSGTPRSPEVRDDAGSSRRRRGGPAMRAASAAPLLVAAAACVRVPRGAGFDDVQRSLSTRTSVGVSWNQGTSAGAAVTERVSELLSAELTPESAVQIAFFNNPAVQATYERLGIAQADFVQTGLFPNPVLHASVRFGVAGPGPGAELSLLQDFIRILEVPLRKRVAAAELEAAKLEVAQAVIDLAGNVKTAVYTLQGAEQMLELRRTVSRATELSAEIAARQREAGNVTDLDLASERALADEAKLDLARAEADVLADREELNALLGLWGPNTAWKVAPRLPGLPTEDVRRQGLESLAVSQRLDLAAARQAAEAQARSLGLARVTALFPDGVFGGEAEREPEGEWSAGPAIEFSTPIFDQGQAAVAKAVAELRERQRRYAALAIHIRSQVRRSATRMESARRRVEYFETVVLPLRQQIVERTQLQYNAMQVGVFQLLQAKRDEIEAGRAYVETLTDYWLARAELERGVGGDLPAGPTRPSAPGAAPAPPAEHEHHMHHGGGQ
- a CDS encoding TetR family transcriptional regulator, with the translated sequence MDPCAQTLRVRGDGDAVRRRILAAAEAVFAERGYAGSTTREIATRASIHKRMLFYYFTSKDALYRAVLERVIIGMVAVHERSRQLPGPIALSDAVAGMTAAAASNLDALKVLLREVTDAGPHLPGLVREHLGPLFARGAADIERDVASGLLRPGDAMHALVNISGLTLWYFQLVPLLRLLWDRDPLAPETLSERVAAVSEFIMYGLVGSPVGGARRDRSSSRPWRAARRPRRGRRAVSHGK
- a CDS encoding PadR family transcriptional regulator, which translates into the protein MIRYALLGLLREQSDYGYSLKHRFETRVGACWELNVGQVYQTLQALRRAGFVSEVKHEHTTADDSEKHTARRMFALTPKGVRFLERWLRRTPDSPRPIRDEIIVRLLVQTPDQLSALLTHVAKKERLQRDRLIRLLGQRHRALKESDEGFVRRLNFEAVVRHTQAHVGWLEYCREALEARLGEAELAASVLAVRVRREAAETTQRRKAEEPHVVSSSCA
- a CDS encoding SDR family oxidoreductase, encoding MGRTRSAGERSEHGERWPLQVALITGATGFLGREVVRSLLARDAEATLVALVRAPDEAALARRRRRLVARLREADAARVIAVRGDVTEPRLGLSPKAYLALASRVERLVHVAAATSFDLPVDEARRRNVAGTAHVIDLCRTIKRRGGLGRLDHVSTAFVAGDRTDLVQEDELDAGQGFRNTYERSKFEAERLCVAMRCELPVVIHRPSIIVGHSITGETTSYKGLYGPLQVLVPFYRRWQPLTRFVPLPACRRCPLDVVPVDWVGDAVATLYHRSDADGRSYHLAAGPTGAPTVEEVAALTCEYFGARSRRLVDPRGPLGCLGRAAAPLLRLAWPALARRVANYLPYMISNPSFDTRNTRAAGLAPPPFATYFPHVLRHADTAGFGRRTPSRTPAMRRASVEGTLVVST